From one Lasioglossum baleicum unplaced genomic scaffold, iyLasBale1 scaffold0046, whole genome shotgun sequence genomic stretch:
- the LOC143219531 gene encoding uncharacterized protein LOC143219531 — MGQLYTIHIRYMDNGIATILVLCETRTAAMYTAIWKQIFTLIPELPNNIRFIMSDYEAAAVTTLNELFPNAHIHGCWFHYCQAILRKWRKLGLTNVPNTVLRMSMSLALVPETKFQEALLIIQKEADNIASNFPNVLLFMTYMRINWLKMASQVSVYNCPVRTNNIAESFHNVAGQKLGKQNINVWAFLEKIRDLLMDQELDLNRLQNGVASRKPRTRENISRRKKIAKAQAEFDTGRLSLEEFLNIFHHKDTIFKINQISALADEDINDEIADANSFAKTTYNPTETDKLEWMHAKTLPGKYDFSIIEFLDNTGRDSVSRRLYC, encoded by the exons ATGGGACAGCTCTACACCATCCATATACGCTACATGGATAAT GGTATTGCAACTATACTTGTACTGTGCGAAACACGGACGGCTGCGATGTATACTGCCATATGGAAacaaatatttactttaataCCCGAATTACCAAATAATATAAGATTCATAATGAGTGATTATGAAGCAGCTGCTGTTACAACTCTAAATGAGTTATTCCCTAATGCGCATATACATGGTTGCTGGTTTCACTATTGTCAG GCTATTCTGCGAAAGTGGCGCAAACTTGGTTTGACTAATGTacctaatactgttctgcgtatgTCAATGTCTTTGGCTTTAGTACCTGAAACAAAATTTCAAGAAGCCttattaattatacaaaaaGAGGCAGACAACATAGCAAGTAATTTCCCCAATGTTCTTTTATTTATGACTTACATGCGAATTAATTGGTTAAAAATGGCATCGCAAGTAAGCGTATACAATTGTCCGGTGCGCACTAACAATATTGCAGAGTCTTTCCATAATGTTGCTGGTCAAAAATTAGGAAAACAGAACATAAACGTTTGGGCATTTCTAG aaaaaataagAGATTTGCTTATGGATCAAGAATTAGATTTGAATCGGCTACAAAATGGTGTAGCGTCTCGAAAACCACGTACTCGTGAAAATATTAGTCGAAGGAAAAAAATTGCTAAAGCTCAAGCTGAATTTGATACTGGAAG ATTATCTCTAGAggagtttttaaatatatttcatcataaagacacaatttttaaaatcaatcAAATCAGTGCATTGGCAG ATGAAGATATTAATGACGAAATTGCTGATGCTAACTCTTTTGCCAAAACAACTTATAATCCTACAGAAACcg aTAAACTAGAATGGATGCATGCAAAAACGTTACCAGGTAAATACGACTTCAGCATCATCGAATTCCTCGACAATACAGGACGGGACAGTGTCAGCAG gcGATTATATTGTTGA